One region of Gloeocapsa sp. PCC 73106 genomic DNA includes:
- a CDS encoding serine protease has protein sequence MMKLNNPLITLIVPAIVIIHPGGAQSQTGPAVNELARETTVIIVGKDKSIGSGVIVSRNGNTYYVLTANHVMGNSDYGIVTPDGERYDISKDNVESFSKNIDLAIVSFNSDRDYQVAKLGSSGYVEPGLTVFVSGWPKPGQIQSETNELVRHFSSGNIAAVLGEPFQGYQYAYTSVTQGGMSGGPVFDLEGRVVAIHGLADHDLSNAEELKERGIDSQIGAELSRTGFNYGIPIDSFIEQLPYHRNIYDGVEIETQAPADPKQTVEPEVTEDTEFKKDVANIFRDWFLGALQENLQRIPGIPIRF, from the coding sequence ATGATGAAACTTAACAACCCCTTAATAACTTTAATCGTTCCTGCTATCGTTATTATCCATCCCGGAGGAGCTCAGTCTCAAACAGGTCCTGCAGTTAATGAATTGGCTCGTGAAACCACTGTAATTATTGTTGGTAAAGATAAGTCCATAGGTTCGGGTGTGATCGTCTCACGCAATGGAAATACATACTATGTACTGACTGCTAATCACGTGATGGGAAACTCGGATTATGGAATCGTCACCCCAGACGGAGAAAGATACGATATTTCTAAAGATAATGTGGAAAGTTTTTCTAAGAATATTGACTTAGCTATTGTTTCCTTTAATAGCGATCGCGATTATCAAGTAGCTAAATTAGGCTCATCTGGTTATGTTGAACCAGGATTGACCGTGTTTGTCTCAGGATGGCCTAAACCTGGTCAGATACAATCGGAAACTAATGAATTAGTCCGTCATTTCTCATCGGGTAATATAGCTGCTGTCTTAGGCGAACCTTTTCAAGGCTATCAATATGCTTACACAAGCGTTACTCAAGGGGGTATGAGTGGAGGTCCTGTTTTTGATTTAGAGGGTCGGGTAGTGGCTATTCATGGTTTAGCTGATCACGATCTAAGCAATGCAGAAGAACTAAAAGAACGTGGAATTGATTCTCAGATTGGAGCCGAGTTGAGTCGTACCGGGTTTAACTATGGTATCCCCATTGATTCCTTTATAGAGCAGTTACCTTATCATCGTAATATCTATGATGGTGTTGAAATTGAAACACAAGCTCCCGCTGACCCAAAACAAACTGTTGAGCCAGAAGTGACCGAAGATACTGAGTTCAAGAAGGATGTCGCCAATATTTTTAGAGATTGGTTCCTAGGCGCATTACAAGAGAATCTACAAAGAATTCCGGGAATTCCTATACGTTTCTAA
- a CDS encoding serine protease has translation MGRFAYFLVMIILFLSGVVGVLLNLDNLFEDLGRFAQPQLSCAATSLSLSELQAQANAITVKVFAEDISGSGILLQKKENSYLVITNDHVIAYSSSDELNIKTVDGVLHRVKLSAITRLENKDLAWFTFDSELDYQVSDFWKQTPVQENQTVFVAGFPIEANRQKSRGFLLTQGKIVMIIPKQLTGGYQLGYSNDVQKGMSGGPVLNCQGQLVGVNGLHKHPIWDYRYIFEDGTIASNNEQTKMRSLSWGISGQLLKQLIPHLI, from the coding sequence ATGGGTCGTTTTGCCTATTTTCTGGTAATGATCATACTGTTTTTGTCTGGAGTGGTTGGAGTGCTCCTAAATCTTGACAACCTCTTTGAAGATTTGGGAAGATTTGCTCAGCCTCAATTGTCTTGTGCTGCAACAAGTTTATCTCTCAGTGAACTTCAAGCTCAAGCAAACGCAATCACCGTTAAGGTTTTTGCCGAAGATATATCAGGGTCGGGGATTTTGCTCCAGAAAAAGGAAAATAGTTATTTAGTTATTACTAACGATCACGTAATTGCTTATTCTAGTAGTGATGAGTTAAATATCAAGACTGTTGATGGTGTACTCCATCGAGTCAAATTATCGGCAATAACTAGACTTGAGAACAAAGATTTAGCCTGGTTTACATTTGATTCAGAACTAGATTATCAAGTGAGTGATTTCTGGAAACAAACACCAGTACAAGAAAATCAAACGGTTTTTGTGGCGGGTTTTCCCATAGAAGCAAATAGGCAAAAATCTAGGGGTTTTCTTCTGACTCAAGGCAAAATCGTCATGATCATACCCAAACAGTTAACAGGAGGTTATCAGCTTGGCTATAGCAATGATGTGCAAAAGGGTATGAGTGGTGGACCAGTCTTAAACTGTCAAGGTCAACTTGTAGGAGTCAATGGTTTGCATAAGCATCCCATATGGGATTATCGCTATATCTTTGAGGATGGTACAATCGCCTCAAATAACGAACAAACCAAAATGCGATCGCTCTCATGGGGAATCTCAGGACAACTACTCAAGCAGTTAATCCCCCATTTAATCTAA
- a CDS encoding COP23 domain-containing protein, which yields MTKPSRANQLAVLSLTVLGLITSSSSNGSAQNLSFICTVDQDGIPTTYAQANDTPIPVFKWQIKDFPPPWTPMRRCQEVTQRLNNFKSQGIPLNNFQSGPLNKQTVICVGPCIADSSNLLFTLSPGQNPEQVLQAIITSSEGSAGVVYQNSKKCPGTPGVVANGDGTVTFDLERHIERELCLNQSDEEFPDFQIVH from the coding sequence ATGACTAAACCCTCAAGAGCCAATCAACTCGCTGTATTGAGTTTGACAGTTTTAGGTTTGATCACAAGTTCTAGTAGTAACGGTTCAGCTCAGAATCTGAGTTTTATTTGCACAGTTGACCAAGATGGAATTCCCACAACTTATGCTCAAGCTAATGATACCCCAATTCCAGTCTTTAAGTGGCAAATAAAAGATTTCCCTCCCCCCTGGACCCCCATGCGTCGTTGTCAAGAGGTCACTCAAAGGTTAAACAATTTTAAATCTCAGGGAATACCCTTAAACAACTTTCAGAGTGGACCTTTGAACAAACAGACCGTTATTTGTGTAGGACCATGTATTGCTGATAGCAGTAATTTACTCTTTACTCTTAGCCCCGGACAGAATCCTGAACAAGTATTACAAGCTATAATTACTAGTAGTGAGGGTTCTGCAGGAGTCGTATATCAAAACTCTAAAAAATGCCCTGGAACTCCAGGTGTGGTGGCAAATGGCGATGGGACAGTAACATTTGATCTTGAGCGACATATTGAGCGAGAGCTTTGTTTGAATCAGTCAGATGAAGAGTTTCCGGATTTTCAAATAGTACATTGA
- a CDS encoding glycosyltransferase family 4 protein, which produces MKILLLHPNFPAQFRHVAIALAQRGHKVVFATRREQGNLEGVTKVIYNPSREVKPETHHYLRTLEAAVLQGQAIYRLTEQLKQQQFAPDIVYGHSGWGPTLFIKDALPQARLLCYFEWFYHAHGTDADFDPNEPLSVDDCARIRMKNTPMLTDLYACDRGLSPTNWQRQQFPQEFHSKITVRHDGVDTNFFTPQLGTKLVLPSLNLDLSHASEIITYVARGMEPYRGFPQFMETVAILQQRRPNCHVVVVGQDRVAYGKSLPEGQSYKQLMLEKFVFDLSRLHFTGLLPYEQYLQVLQASSVHIYLTRPFVLSWSMLEAMATGCMVVASNTPPVTEVITDGNNGLLVDFFNPEAIADRVEEVLDHPDSMASIRKKARETILRRYDLAKLLPEHLDWILTGDTPITKTKSKKKKGFDIDI; this is translated from the coding sequence ATGAAAATACTCTTACTACATCCCAATTTTCCTGCTCAGTTTCGCCACGTGGCGATCGCCCTAGCCCAACGGGGACATAAGGTAGTATTCGCTACTCGCCGAGAACAGGGAAATCTAGAAGGAGTAACTAAAGTCATCTATAATCCCTCTCGGGAAGTCAAACCAGAAACCCATCATTATCTGCGCACTCTCGAAGCTGCCGTACTACAGGGACAAGCGATCTATCGTCTCACCGAACAGTTAAAACAGCAGCAATTTGCCCCGGATATAGTTTATGGTCATTCGGGTTGGGGACCGACTCTGTTTATCAAGGATGCTCTACCCCAAGCACGATTACTCTGCTACTTCGAATGGTTTTATCACGCTCACGGTACGGACGCGGATTTTGACCCCAACGAACCACTGAGTGTGGACGATTGCGCCCGCATTCGTATGAAAAATACGCCGATGTTGACGGATTTATACGCTTGCGATCGCGGTTTATCTCCCACTAACTGGCAACGTCAACAATTCCCTCAAGAGTTTCACTCTAAAATAACCGTACGCCATGATGGAGTAGATACTAATTTTTTTACTCCCCAACTGGGAACTAAATTAGTTCTTCCTTCTCTTAATCTAGATCTTAGTCACGCTTCGGAAATTATCACCTACGTAGCTAGAGGGATGGAACCCTACCGCGGTTTTCCCCAGTTTATGGAAACCGTCGCTATCCTACAACAACGTCGTCCTAACTGTCATGTGGTGGTGGTGGGACAAGATCGCGTTGCCTATGGGAAATCCCTACCGGAGGGTCAAAGCTATAAGCAGTTAATGTTAGAAAAATTTGTTTTTGATTTGTCTCGACTGCACTTTACGGGTTTATTACCCTATGAACAGTATCTACAAGTCTTGCAAGCTTCCTCGGTGCACATTTATTTAACTCGTCCCTTTGTGTTATCTTGGTCGATGTTAGAAGCAATGGCGACAGGATGTATGGTGGTAGCTTCTAATACTCCCCCGGTGACAGAAGTGATTACTGATGGGAACAACGGCTTACTCGTGGATTTCTTTAATCCTGAGGCGATCGCTGATCGCGTGGAAGAAGTTTTAGATCATCCCGACTCTATGGCTTCTATCCGCAAAAAAGCTAGAGAAACTATCTTAAGGCGCTACGATCTAGCCAAACTACTTCCAGAACATCTCGACTGGATTTTGACGGGGGATACTCCCATTACTAAAACTAAAAGCAAAAAGAAAAAAGGCTTTGATATTGATATCTAG
- a CDS encoding saccharopine dehydrogenase-like oxidoreductase, giving the protein MIKVGVLGFGGLGQAAARVLKPKQSMQWVGAADQKGYVYHQEGIDVNEAIAVYNLKGSLGYLDNYGVLSNESIKELISVGAADGYFLALPNLPNTFMAEVAQQFIASGWRGVLVDAIKRTSALAQLLELQEQFQAAGITYLTGCGATPGLLTAAAVIAAQSYAEIHSVNITFGVGIANWEAYRATIREDIAHLPGYDVETAKGMSDQQVEALLAKTNGILTLENMEHADDLMLELAGICSRDRVTVGGVVDTRNAKKPLSTNVKVTGRTFEGKIATHTFTLGDETSMAANVCGPAFGYLKAAKSLHDRGIYGLFTAAEVMPQFVN; this is encoded by the coding sequence ATGATTAAAGTTGGCGTTTTAGGGTTTGGGGGTTTAGGACAAGCTGCAGCTAGAGTATTAAAACCCAAACAGTCGATGCAATGGGTAGGAGCGGCGGATCAAAAGGGTTACGTCTACCACCAGGAAGGAATAGATGTGAATGAGGCGATCGCCGTATACAACCTTAAGGGTTCCCTGGGGTATCTAGATAACTATGGGGTATTGAGTAACGAGAGTATTAAAGAATTAATCAGTGTGGGCGCAGCAGACGGTTATTTTCTCGCTCTACCCAATTTACCCAACACCTTTATGGCCGAGGTAGCACAACAGTTTATCGCTTCAGGTTGGCGCGGTGTACTAGTAGACGCGATCAAGCGAACGAGCGCTTTAGCTCAATTATTGGAGTTACAGGAACAATTCCAAGCCGCAGGAATTACCTATTTAACTGGGTGCGGCGCTACTCCAGGTTTATTAACCGCAGCCGCGGTAATCGCAGCCCAAAGCTACGCCGAAATCCACAGCGTTAACATTACCTTTGGTGTGGGGATAGCTAACTGGGAAGCTTATCGCGCCACCATTAGAGAAGATATCGCCCATTTACCTGGCTACGACGTAGAGACAGCCAAAGGGATGAGCGATCAACAGGTAGAAGCTTTACTAGCTAAAACTAACGGCATTCTAACTTTAGAGAATATGGAACACGCTGACGATCTGATGTTAGAATTGGCAGGTATTTGCTCACGCGATCGCGTAACGGTGGGAGGAGTAGTCGATACTCGCAACGCCAAAAAACCTCTTAGCACCAACGTCAAAGTCACAGGACGCACCTTTGAGGGGAAAATCGCTACTCATACCTTTACTTTGGGCGATGAAACTAGTATGGCGGCTAACGTCTGTGGTCCAGCTTTTGGCTATCTCAAAGCGGCTAAATCCCTACACGATCGCGGTATCTACGGTTTATTTACAGCGGCAGAAGTAATGCCTCAATTTGTGAATTAA
- a CDS encoding DUF2997 domain-containing protein, which translates to MNMESLEFIIYPDGRVKETVTGIVGASCQEVTAAIETELGQVLSQETTSDYFAVPVYQSEMATNQTTFS; encoded by the coding sequence ATGAACATGGAATCTCTCGAGTTTATTATTTACCCTGATGGTCGGGTGAAAGAAACGGTAACAGGCATCGTTGGTGCTTCTTGTCAAGAGGTGACCGCGGCGATTGAAACAGAACTCGGACAAGTTTTGTCTCAAGAAACAACCTCTGATTATTTTGCTGTTCCAGTTTACCAGTCAGAAATGGCAACCAATCAAACAACTTTTAGTTAA
- a CDS encoding DUF1257 domain-containing protein, whose translation MSHFSNIKTKIRNLNSLKSALTDLGIDWKEGPSLVRGYQGQTRSAAVIIAQNNNYDLGFGWNGQEYELITDLQYWQQPWTVEGFLQQVTQRYAYHTVVNESSKQGFQLTEQQKNKDGSIRLVVQRWSA comes from the coding sequence ATGTCACACTTTAGCAACATTAAAACCAAAATTCGTAATCTCAACTCTTTAAAATCAGCTCTCACTGACTTGGGAATTGACTGGAAAGAAGGTCCTAGCTTAGTCAGAGGCTATCAGGGTCAAACTCGTAGCGCCGCAGTAATAATAGCACAAAATAATAACTATGACCTGGGTTTTGGCTGGAATGGACAAGAATACGAACTAATCACAGATTTGCAATATTGGCAGCAACCCTGGACTGTTGAAGGTTTCTTGCAACAGGTTACTCAGCGCTACGCTTATCATACCGTAGTTAATGAATCGAGTAAACAAGGGTTTCAACTGACAGAACAACAAAAGAATAAAGATGGTTCTATCCGTTTAGTAGTACAACGTTGGAGCGCCTAA
- a CDS encoding ferredoxin: MFEGSGMKPELGEIEDSNFSISGLEPELGGQLRQRAPYVDETTCIGCKHCAHTAVNTFYIEPEQGRARVFNHHGDGQELIQEAIDTCPVNCIHWLDYTELKHLETQRKHQVIKNLGFPQTFR; this comes from the coding sequence ATGTTTGAAGGTTCGGGTATGAAGCCGGAGTTAGGAGAGATTGAAGATAGTAATTTCTCTATTTCTGGTTTAGAGCCAGAATTGGGGGGACAACTGAGGCAAAGGGCTCCTTATGTAGATGAAACTACCTGTATCGGTTGCAAACATTGCGCTCATACAGCGGTAAATACCTTTTATATCGAACCGGAACAAGGTCGCGCTCGCGTTTTTAATCACCATGGCGATGGACAAGAACTCATTCAAGAAGCGATAGATACCTGTCCAGTAAATTGTATTCACTGGCTAGACTACACCGAACTCAAACACTTAGAAACTCAAAGAAAACACCAAGTGATTAAAAATCTTGGTTTCCCTCAAACTTTTCGGTAG
- a CDS encoding AEC family transporter, with translation MTAFLPAIAPVALIILIGFIASRFLSLETQSLSEITVYILAPALVAHSLYRTTVSLESATGLILGFLLVSLVIYVIVQIVARMLRLPQSLRTSLLASTLFPNNGNLGLPLISLAFGSVGLERAIIYMIASSVLTFGLGPPLLKGKGLKFGLNLTLKLPLFWAMVLGLTGRLFHVSLPLNLADGVKLLGEGAIPLALVILGIQLAGTKFTIKVKELLGVALRLLLAPLVALIIGTLLQLDLIDLQVLVIQSAMPTAVNTVVLVTEFGGDIDWATRAIVLSTLISFITLPLWLWIVNLG, from the coding sequence ATGACGGCTTTTTTACCAGCGATCGCTCCCGTTGCCCTGATTATTCTCATTGGCTTCATCGCCAGTCGTTTTCTCTCTCTGGAGACTCAGAGTTTATCAGAGATCACCGTTTATATTCTGGCGCCCGCTTTAGTCGCCCACAGTCTCTATCGCACTACCGTTTCTCTAGAAAGTGCCACGGGTTTAATCCTAGGCTTTTTACTGGTATCTCTGGTTATCTACGTCATAGTTCAGATCGTCGCGAGGATGTTGCGTTTACCTCAATCTCTGCGCACTAGTTTATTGGCTAGTACTCTTTTCCCCAATAATGGCAATTTAGGACTACCTCTGATTAGTCTGGCTTTTGGTTCAGTGGGTTTAGAGAGGGCGATTATCTATATGATTGCTTCTAGCGTCTTGACCTTTGGCTTGGGTCCTCCTTTACTTAAAGGCAAGGGTCTTAAATTTGGTCTCAATTTAACCCTCAAATTACCTCTATTTTGGGCAATGGTCCTAGGATTAACGGGACGCTTATTTCACGTCTCTTTACCTCTTAATCTGGCAGATGGGGTCAAACTCCTCGGCGAAGGGGCGATTCCTTTAGCTTTAGTGATCTTAGGGATACAACTTGCTGGTACTAAGTTCACAATTAAAGTCAAAGAACTGCTTGGTGTGGCACTGCGTTTACTCCTAGCTCCACTTGTAGCTCTAATTATTGGCACTTTACTACAATTAGATCTGATCGATTTACAGGTTCTGGTAATCCAAAGCGCTATGCCCACTGCAGTTAATACCGTCGTTTTGGTCACGGAGTTCGGTGGAGATATAGATTGGGCAACTCGTGCTATCGTTCTCTCTACTTTAATTAGTTTTATTACCCTCCCTCTATGGTTATGGATCGTCAATCTTGGCTAA
- a CDS encoding EAL domain-containing protein, with protein sequence MVSNPDFYHIFIIQDELSKRVFSLEDKIYSLGRDRQNQIIINDPQVSRYHATLLKDTENTKNHFFYKIIDGNLSGKKSRNGLNINGIVVEEHILSHGDFIFFGGKTQGTYYIISNPAMLSFLLDKQELEAQNSYLEDIPKNTLPSQEYLSDINSCNQEELIRLASFPELNPTPIIEINYQGEITYSNPAAAFKFKDLYNQPLKHPIFADLIQEDNNKHGSLLRREIKIAKEYFDEYIHYLSEKKLIRIYLFDLTQRRQTEKALQESEARYRAVVRQSSDGILLVDIATGKIIEANRAYRKLIGYKIRETQTITIKDLIHYPENFSEQLQEIITKKTDFRGESIHRRQDGCLIEVEMSVSLIYYHNQQVFCFTVRDITERKRDKELLEYQAFHDSLTALPNRTLFQKNLDHALINAKTDNTSIAVMFLDIDHFKNINDTLGHSIGDQLLKSFAERLKSCLRSSDIISRWGGDEFTILIPQISQPEDISNLARRILRALEEPIVILEHRLHVKSSIGIALYPQDGEDAEILLKNADTALYRAKREGRNHYQFYTQNMSCQVSELLALEELLAQALINQELRPYYQPRVNIKTATITAMETLIQWQHPEKGLICFDEFLPLVEATEQIIPLRDWLIETVCEQSRIWQSAGLLEIPVVITLSSRQLHQSTLVDKIQEILERTKLAPDLLELGINEKDILERTDVSGETLSQLLNIGVRISVDGFCTSYRSIRYLEKSLFHTLKIDHSLIKKLQDNTQDLGIVSAIITLGNSFQMNVVAEGVEKPEQLEILRKLNCEEMQGYLFSQPLSIIEATDLLTKGSLLT encoded by the coding sequence ATGGTAAGTAATCCCGATTTCTATCATATTTTCATTATTCAAGATGAATTGTCTAAAAGAGTATTTTCTTTAGAGGATAAAATTTATTCCTTGGGTCGCGATCGCCAAAATCAGATTATAATTAACGACCCTCAGGTTTCCCGCTATCACGCTACTTTGCTCAAAGATACAGAAAATACTAAAAATCACTTTTTCTATAAGATAATTGACGGTAATTTATCAGGTAAAAAAAGTAGAAACGGCTTAAATATTAACGGTATAGTAGTTGAAGAACATATTCTCAGCCATGGGGATTTTATTTTTTTTGGTGGAAAAACTCAAGGCACCTATTATATCATCTCTAATCCTGCTATGTTATCATTTTTGCTAGATAAGCAAGAATTAGAAGCTCAAAATAGTTACTTAGAAGACATTCCTAAAAATACTTTACCTTCTCAAGAATATTTGAGCGATATCAACAGTTGTAATCAGGAAGAATTAATTAGATTAGCATCTTTTCCTGAACTCAATCCTACTCCTATTATCGAAATTAATTACCAGGGCGAAATTACTTACTCTAACCCTGCAGCTGCCTTTAAATTTAAAGATCTCTATAATCAACCCTTAAAGCATCCAATTTTCGCTGACTTAATCCAGGAAGATAACAATAAACATGGGAGTTTGTTGCGAAGAGAAATTAAAATTGCAAAGGAGTATTTCGACGAGTATATTCATTATCTTTCTGAGAAAAAACTAATTAGAATCTATCTGTTTGATTTAACTCAACGTCGTCAAACAGAAAAAGCTTTACAAGAAAGCGAAGCCCGATATCGAGCGGTCGTGAGACAAAGTTCTGATGGTATATTATTAGTAGATATAGCAACGGGTAAAATAATTGAAGCCAATAGGGCTTATCGTAAATTAATTGGTTACAAAATCAGAGAAACACAAACAATTACCATCAAAGATCTCATTCACTATCCAGAAAATTTTTCGGAACAACTCCAAGAAATCATTACTAAGAAAACGGATTTTCGAGGAGAATCTATCCATCGTCGTCAAGATGGTTGCTTGATAGAAGTAGAAATGAGCGTTAGTTTAATTTATTATCACAATCAACAGGTTTTTTGTTTTACAGTACGAGATATAACCGAGAGAAAGCGAGATAAAGAATTGCTAGAGTATCAAGCTTTTCACGACTCTTTAACCGCTTTACCCAACCGCACCCTGTTTCAGAAAAATCTGGACCATGCTTTAATTAACGCCAAAACCGATAATACTTCCATCGCCGTGATGTTTTTAGATATAGACCATTTTAAAAACATTAACGATACTTTAGGACATAGTATAGGCGATCAGTTACTCAAAAGTTTTGCCGAACGTTTAAAATCTTGTCTGCGCTCGTCCGATATCATCAGTCGCTGGGGAGGAGATGAGTTTACTATTCTTATCCCTCAGATTAGTCAACCAGAAGATATCAGTAACCTAGCCAGAAGAATTTTGAGAGCCTTAGAAGAACCCATAGTTATCTTAGAACATAGACTGCACGTAAAAAGTAGTATTGGCATCGCTCTTTATCCACAAGACGGTGAAGACGCCGAAATTCTCCTTAAAAACGCTGATACTGCTCTATATCGGGCTAAAAGAGAAGGCAGAAATCATTATCAATTTTATACTCAGAACATGAGTTGTCAAGTATCAGAATTACTAGCCCTAGAAGAGCTGCTCGCTCAAGCGCTGATTAATCAAGAATTGCGACCCTATTATCAACCCAGGGTTAACATCAAAACCGCCACCATTACGGCGATGGAGACACTAATTCAATGGCAACATCCCGAAAAAGGATTAATCTGTTTTGATGAGTTTCTCCCTCTAGTAGAAGCAACAGAGCAAATTATTCCCCTACGAGATTGGTTGATTGAAACAGTTTGTGAGCAAAGTCGGATTTGGCAAAGCGCAGGTTTACTAGAAATCCCCGTGGTGATTACCCTCTCTTCTCGACAATTACATCAGTCAACTTTAGTAGATAAGATCCAAGAAATATTAGAGCGTACTAAGTTGGCTCCTGATTTGTTAGAATTAGGGATTAATGAGAAAGATATCCTTGAGCGTACAGATGTTTCTGGTGAAACTCTTAGTCAGCTACTCAATATAGGGGTGCGCATTTCCGTGGATGGATTTTGCACGAGCTATCGCTCTATCAGATATTTAGAAAAGTCTTTGTTTCATACCCTGAAAATAGATCACTCCTTGATTAAAAAACTTCAAGATAATACTCAAGACTTGGGGATCGTCTCAGCCATAATTACTTTGGGAAATAGCTTTCAAATGAATGTAGTAGCAGAAGGAGTAGAAAAACCAGAACAATTAGAAATCTTACGTAAGCTTAACTGCGAAGAAATGCAGGGTTATTTATTTAGTCAGCCGCTGAGTATAATAGAAGCAACGGATTTATTAACAAAAGGTTCACTCTTGACGTAA